One Ricinus communis isolate WT05 ecotype wild-type chromosome 2, ASM1957865v1, whole genome shotgun sequence DNA segment encodes these proteins:
- the LOC8262223 gene encoding NDR1/HIN1-like protein 6 — protein sequence MQLISTKKYKKRRQNNKLQQVMTDSQKIHPMVDMKAPSVFPLVPQSSSVSEKGNPLHHEHQPPPLQTSIRNRAIETETAPNTRTTAPAAATTKTARSCFCKCICWTICLILFLLVIIGAIAGILYLIFQPKIPKYSVDSLRISDLRLNFDMTLYAKFNVKITANNPNKKIGIYYDKGGQLSVWYIDTMLCAGSIPTFYQGHRNTTKLDVSLSGQSQYGSTLMTALQEQQQTGSIPLDLKVSAPVAVKLGRLKLRKVRILGDCLLVVDSLTTNNLLSIKTSNCKFRLKL from the coding sequence ATGCAACTGATTTCAACAAAAAAGTACAAGAAAAGAAGGCAAAATAACAAGCTGCAACAAGTGATGACAGATAGCCAGAAAATTCACCCAATGGTGGACATGAAAGCACCATCAGTATTCCCATTGGTACCTCAGAGCTCATCAGTTTCAGAGAAAGGCAATCCTCTTCATCATGAACATCAACCTCCACCATTACAGACCAGCATTCGGAATCGAGCAATCGAAACAGAAACTGCACCAAACACAAGAACAACAGCAccagcagcagcaacaacaAAAACAGCAAGAAGCTGTTTCTGCAAGTGCATTTGTTGGACAATATGCcttattctctttcttttggttATAATTGGTGCCATTGCTGGCATTCTCTACCTTATCTTCCAACCAAAAATTCCAAAGTACTCTGTCGACAGCTTGAGAATAAGCGATCTGAGACTCAATTTCGACATGACCCTTTATGCCAAATTCAATGTCAAGATCACTGCCAATAATCCCAACAAGAAAATAGGAATTTACTATGACAAAGGAGGGCAGTTGAGTGTATGGTACATAGACACAATGCTTTGTGCAGGATCGATACCAACATTCTATCAAGGTCACCGGAACACAACGAAACTCGATGTAAGCTTGAGCGGGCAAAGTCAGTATGGGAGCACTTTGATGACAGCATTGCAAGAGCAACAACAAACAGGAAGCATTCCACTAGATCTCAAAGTTTCTGCACCTGTTGCTGTCAAACTTGGAAGGTTGAAGCTGAGGAAGGTGAGGATCCTGGGAGATTGCCTCCTGGTTGTGGATAGCTTAACTACCAACAACTTACTTAGCATTAAGACTAGTAATTGCAAGTTTAGACTGAAGCTCTGA
- the LOC8262222 gene encoding UPF0415 protein C7orf25 homolog: MEKKDILMEERVEIAVKRCERVIDRIHRLPLHTSINHSCTRTLLKLAHSELAFLSRTCPQPSLPLSVNIGHLEAVIHLLEHPFVSGVSRVCKSIKTTHSSKTIHVDVVCIFNKNPVWIIVSDRNPKYISWHDCFKLRIERLLAEARSSQIIKPTSILVFFARGLDDFVFEKLKYEFGAFEIELGFDLEDGWINVTDTPYQDSMFIEIKVDGTTSSRNAVLECAFVEKFDGLELQEEDTADDSFTSLISGFRYDGDLVNFDTTALIAIVSGISNGCREKLLAAPEIQLRQRFKGNFEFVVGQVLSEIQNPIHVEMADIIHGKGGIICESVLSEFKELVSLCGGPNEKLRADKILKSLMVVPDSPSERMMCLPTTRKLALKNKVVFGTGDHWRAPTLTANMAFVRAVSQTGMSLLTIEHRPRALTGD; the protein is encoded by the exons ATGGAGAAGAAGGACATATTAATGGAAGAAAGAGTAGAAATAGCAGTGAAGAGATGCGAAAGAGTCATTGACAGAATACACAGATTACCTCTGCACACCTCCATCAACCACTCATGTACCCGCACTCTCCTCAAGTTAGCTCACTCTGAGCTCGCTTTCCTCTCTCGCACGTGTCCTCAACCTTCACTTCCACTCAG TGTCAATATTGGCCACCTTGAAGCTGTGATTCACCTTCTGGAACACCCATTTGTGAGTGGAGTTTCACGCGTTTGCAAGTCAATAAAAACAACCCATTCTTCGAAAACTATTCATGTTGATGttgtttgtatttttaataaaaaccCAGTTTGGATAATTGTATCTGATAGAAATCCTAAGTATATTTCCTGGCATGATTGCTTCAAATTGAGAATTGAAAGACTTCTAGCTGAAGCTCGTTCGTCCCAGATAATCAAACCCACATCAATACTTGTTTTTTTCGCCCGTGGACTTGATGATTTCGTGTTTGAGAAGCTTAAGTATGAATTTGGGgcatttgaaattgaattggGGTTTGATTTAGAAGATGGGTGGATAAACGTGACTGATACACCATATCAAGATTCGATGTTTATTGAGATTAAGGTTGATGGCACCACTAGTAGTAGAAATGCTGTTTTGGAGTGTGCCTTTGTTGAGAAATTTGATGGGCTGGAGCTGCAAGAAGAGGATACTGCAGATGATTCTTTTACTTCTCTTATTTCAGGGTTTCGATATGATGGTGATCTTGTAAATTTTGACACAACAGCACTGATTGCCATTGTATCCGGCATCAGCAATGGTTGCAGAGAGAAACTCCTGGCTGCTCCGGAGATTCAATTGAGGCAGAGGTTTAAGggaaattttgaatttgtgGTTGGACAG GTCTTGTCTGAAATTCAGAATCCAATACATGTGGAAATGGCTGATATAATACACGGAAAGGGAGGCATAATATGTGAAAGCGTTCTTTCAGAGTTCAAAGAGTTGGTCTCATTGTGTGGAGGACCTAACGAGAAATTAAGAGCTGATAAAATACTGAAATCACTCat GGTTGTGCCTGATAGTCCTTCAGAACGCATGATGTGCCTCCCTACAACTAGAAAGCTGGCACTGAAGAACAAGGTGGTTTTTGGGACTGGTGATCATTGGCGTGCTCCAACATTAACAGCAAACATGGCATTTGTCAGAGCAGTTTCACAGACTGGGATGTCCCTGTTGACCATTGAGCATCGACCAAGGGCTTTAACAGGTGATTAA